The genomic window ATCTCCTGAACCTTCGTGTAATACCGGATCGCCTGCTTAGAATCTCCCGAGGCATCCCAGGCCGCACCCAGGTTGTTGTAAGTGGAGATAACATTCGGGTGATTTTCTCCGAAAGCGCTTGAGAGAATCTTCAGTGTTTTCTCGTAGAAATTTATTGCCTGCTCCATATCTCCGAGCCCATACCACGCCGAACCCAGGGCATTATAACTAGAGGCAACTTTAAGGTGCTTTTCCCCAAAGAGGGCTAAACGAACCCCAAGGGCCTTCTCGTAATATCGGATCGCCTCCTTAAATGCTCCGCGCTTTCTCCATGCCTCCCCCAGGTCATTGTATCGGGTGGCAATTTTGGGATGCTTCTCCCCAAAGAGGGCCAAATCCACCTCAAGGGCCTTATTATAATATTCTATCGCTTTATCCTTGTCCCCCAGCGCACTCCATGCCCGACCCAGATTGTCATAACTCGCGGCAATCTTTGCGTGTTTCTCTCCGAAGACGACCAAATCTACCTCAAGGGCCTTATTATAATATACGGCCGCCTTGTTCATGTCTCCGAGTCGGTCCCAGGCCAAACCCAGGTGATGATAGCTCCTTGAAACATTGGAATGCTTCTCTCCGAAAATGCTTAAATCAATCTCCAGGGCCTTGTTGTAATATCCGACCGCCTTCACTGAACTTCCCACGAGGTCAGACATCAAGCCCAGCTGATACAGATAATCGCTGTTTTCGGGTTCCAGATCGGCTGCCCGAATAAAATAGTCCCGTGCTTCTTTATGCTTCAAGTTCAGGGCCTTGAGCGATCCCAGGTCAAAAGCGTCCATAGCGGCAGAAGATCTCATTTCAGATGATCTTTTTTCGTTTTTCTCAAGCGATGCACTTAAGTGTTTCTCGGCACCTTTGAAATCCCCTGCGAGCAGTCTTTCCCTTGCCTTTGCCGCAAACCTATCCCCGTGCAGACGTTTTTCAAGACGATACGCCATCGCCCGGACTCTTTCTAAAAGTTCTTGAAGCTTTTTATCACGGCGACCGATAGAAACACTATTTTCCTTGAGAATCTCAGTCAATCGGAGTCGAACTTCTTTTGAGATCTCGACTGGAGAAGAGGCATCACCCCCCGCCAGCACGCCGGGAGGTGAACTGTCCACGCGTGAAGCGCGGGTGCCGCATCCTCCTAGAATAAAAACGGCAAGAATAACGACCTCATAGATATTTATACGATCACAGGTCGGGAAGAACCCCCACCCTTTCTCAAACATAAACCCACCTCTATGAATTTAATTAAAGAATCCCGTCCTGTAGTCAGGCCGACTTCAGAAAACAGATGCACCATAATAAAAAAGGGGAACCAGAAGGTTCCCCTTTTTTAAAATCTAAGGATGTGCAATCACTTTTTCTTTCCCAGGCTTCTTTCATACAAAAGGACAAGCCATGCCTCGTCTTCGGTGATAACACTACCCACCATCGGCATCATTGCTGTCCCGGGTATGCCCTCCCGGATGACCCAGAAAAGCTCCCCGTCTGTCCTCATTCCATGAAAGCCGGTGTTTGTGAAGTTCCGTGGAGAGGGATCCA from Candidatus Manganitrophaceae bacterium includes these protein-coding regions:
- a CDS encoding tetratricopeptide repeat protein produces the protein MFEKGWGFFPTCDRINIYEVVILAVFILGGCGTRASRVDSSPPGVLAGGDASSPVEISKEVRLRLTEILKENSVSIGRRDKKLQELLERVRAMAYRLEKRLHGDRFAAKARERLLAGDFKGAEKHLSASLEKNEKRSSEMRSSAAMDAFDLGSLKALNLKHKEARDYFIRAADLEPENSDYLYQLGLMSDLVGSSVKAVGYYNKALEIDLSIFGEKHSNVSRSYHHLGLAWDRLGDMNKAAVYYNKALEVDLVVFGEKHAKIAASYDNLGRAWSALGDKDKAIEYYNKALEVDLALFGEKHPKIATRYNDLGEAWRKRGAFKEAIRYYEKALGVRLALFGEKHLKVASSYNALGSAWYGLGDMEQAINFYEKTLKILSSAFGENHPNVISTYNNLGAAWDASGDSKQAIRYYTKVQEIFVSIFGEKHPNVAISYNNLGEVWRKSGAFKKAAESYRKALVIFQTSFGPNHPNTKTVESNLRKVSPDKP